The following proteins are encoded in a genomic region of Candidatus Moraniibacteriota bacterium:
- the mreD gene encoding rod shape-determining protein MreD — protein sequence MKKKLIYLLIFFIAIVIQTSILPVILGSNFNGDIVLMLVLVLSVIDGFFAFLGWSIILGILYDLASYSVIGEHALIFSLVVYFVSFFSRRLSLEVKGIGWVLLFMFVIIATLLSKSIIALITVWNFQDLHLYWKIFGSLKHIAFQIMSNSILFLFLFFLIKKIKEFFKLEK from the coding sequence ATGAAAAAAAAGCTTATTTATTTGTTAATTTTTTTTATAGCAATAGTAATTCAAACCAGTATATTGCCGGTTATTTTAGGGTCAAATTTTAATGGAGATATAGTATTAATGTTAGTGCTGGTGCTATCTGTAATTGATGGATTTTTTGCATTCCTAGGCTGGTCTATAATTCTCGGTATATTATATGATTTAGCTTCTTATTCAGTAATAGGAGAACACGCTTTAATATTCTCATTAGTTGTTTATTTTGTGAGTTTTTTTTCCAGACGCTTGTCCCTGGAGGTTAAAGGAATAGGGTGGGTATTGCTGTTCATGTTTGTTATCATTGCCACTCTTCTTTCTAAAAGTATAATAGCTTTAATAACAGTCTGGAATTTTCAAGATCTTCATTTATATTGGAAAATATTCGGCAGTCTGAAACATATAGCTTTTCAGATTATGTCTAATTCGATATTGTTTTTGTTTTTATTTTTTCTGATTAAAAAAATCAAAGAATTCTTTAAATTAGAAAAATAA
- the pcm gene encoding protein-L-isoaspartate O-methyltransferase yields the protein MSRLVNDLIKNGYLRNDDIIDAFSNVHRIEFVPEDLSSQSDANIPLPIGCGQTISQPLTVAFMLELLDPKRGQNILDVGSGSGWTTGLLAHIVGEKGRVTAMEKIKDLCEIGKKNINKFGFIKKGIAEVYCESAKNGFEKNAPYDRILVSASVDEIPPVFEKQLSIGGKMVIPVRNSVWYVEKRGEDDIYIEKYPGFSFVPFIYDENN from the coding sequence ATGAGTCGCCTTGTTAATGATTTAATAAAAAACGGATACTTGCGCAATGATGATATTATTGATGCCTTTTCTAATGTGCACAGGATTGAGTTTGTTCCAGAAGACCTTTCTTCTCAGTCGGATGCAAACATACCTTTGCCCATAGGATGCGGACAGACAATATCTCAGCCACTGACAGTTGCTTTCATGCTTGAACTTTTAGATCCGAAACGCGGACAAAACATATTGGATGTTGGAAGTGGTTCAGGCTGGACAACAGGACTTTTAGCCCATATTGTGGGAGAAAAAGGGAGGGTGACGGCAATGGAAAAAATAAAAGATTTATGCGAAATTGGGAAGAAGAATATTAATAAATTTGGTTTCATTAAAAAAGGAATAGCGGAGGTTTACTGTGAATCGGCAAAAAATGGATTTGAAAAAAATGCTCCTTATGACAGGATTCTGGTTAGTGCTTCAGTTGATGAAATTCCCCCAGTATTTGAAAAACAATTATCCATAGGAGGTAAGATGGTTATTCCAGTAAGGAATTCAGTTTGGTATGTTGAAAAGAGGGGGGAAGATGATATTTATATAGAAAAATATCCGGGTTTTTCTTTTGTACCATTTATTTATGACGAAAATAATTAA
- the mreC gene encoding rod shape-determining protein MreC → MQKFIHTKFFKIIIIAALFLLLIFLNPSDIFKPVRSGFLASLKPFQKFFYSFSVGINNIKEFIISIDQLKSENEQLIRDNQVLLFENASISDIKNENTTLREQLNLIPRDKYDLSAAFIVSYDPSGTGNWLEIDKGSEDGIFPGMPVIVSKGIIIGRIYEVNRKSSQVMLLTNPKSTVNIIDVESGAKGVAKGEYGLGIIFDMVLQTDSISIGDSVITSGIGGEIPRGLYVGTIQEIHQSEDHLFQQAVLTAPLQISNIRMVFVIKNNK, encoded by the coding sequence ATGCAGAAATTTATTCATACTAAATTTTTCAAAATTATTATAATTGCAGCATTATTTTTGCTGCTTATTTTTTTAAATCCTTCTGATATTTTTAAACCTGTTCGCTCTGGTTTTTTAGCCTCACTAAAACCTTTTCAAAAGTTTTTCTATTCATTTTCTGTTGGAATTAATAACATTAAGGAATTTATCATATCAATAGATCAACTTAAAAGCGAAAATGAACAACTTATCAGGGATAATCAAGTACTTTTATTTGAAAATGCATCAATTAGTGATATAAAAAATGAAAATACAACACTTCGCGAACAATTAAATCTGATTCCACGTGACAAATATGATTTATCCGCTGCTTTTATAGTTAGCTATGATCCAAGTGGCACCGGCAATTGGCTGGAGATTGATAAAGGAAGCGAAGATGGAATTTTTCCAGGGATGCCAGTAATTGTTTCTAAAGGAATTATAATAGGGCGTATATATGAAGTTAATAGAAAAAGTTCACAGGTAATGCTCCTGACTAATCCTAAAAGCACTGTAAATATAATAGACGTTGAAAGCGGTGCCAAAGGGGTTGCAAAAGGAGAATACGGACTTGGAATTATATTCGATATGGTGCTTCAAACAGATTCTATTAGTATAGGTGATAGTGTAATTACGTCTGGCATTGGCGGCGAAATTCCACGCGGACTTTATGTCGGGACTATTCAAGAAATACATCAATCCGAAGACCATCTTTTTCAACAAGCTGTGCTAACAGCTCCGCTTCAAATTTCAAATATACGCATGGTTTTTGTTATTAAAAACAATAAATAA
- the mltG gene encoding endolytic transglycosylase MltG, whose protein sequence is MRLGKKIIIIFIIAVAIIGTFFYIYNQIYFSHGTRNSNKIFNIEKGEGNTAIAKNLKSEGIISNKIYFWLYLKSHNLMNKIYPGAYLLSGNLTIPEVATLITNPQKAFVSVTFPEGWTAKQMANRLDEKGFNGKAFLNLVNDPPKDIISQFSIFSDKPESASLEGYLFPDTYNFSKDATPEGILKKILNNTELKMNDDIKNEIAIQKKSIFQILTMASIIEKEVSTIEDFKIVSGIFWKRIADGRNLQSCATLAYILGVNKAQYTYEDTQVESPYNTYKYKGLPPGPISNPGINTIHATLNPEKTNYNYFLTDPKNPKNTVYSATFEQHVANKLKFGL, encoded by the coding sequence ATGAGATTAGGAAAAAAAATAATCATAATATTTATCATTGCTGTAGCCATTATAGGAACTTTTTTTTATATTTATAATCAAATATATTTTTCTCATGGAACAAGAAATTCAAATAAAATATTTAATATAGAAAAAGGGGAAGGTAATACTGCTATAGCAAAAAATCTTAAATCAGAAGGAATTATTTCCAATAAAATATATTTCTGGCTCTATCTTAAGTCGCATAATCTAATGAACAAAATTTATCCAGGAGCATATTTATTAAGTGGAAATCTTACAATTCCAGAAGTTGCTACTTTAATAACTAATCCGCAGAAGGCCTTCGTGAGCGTAACCTTTCCTGAGGGTTGGACAGCAAAACAAATGGCCAATCGCTTGGACGAAAAAGGTTTTAATGGAAAAGCTTTTTTAAACTTAGTAAATGATCCTCCTAAAGATATCATTTCCCAGTTTTCTATTTTTTCAGATAAACCTGAAAGCGCTTCGCTGGAAGGATATCTTTTTCCTGACACTTATAATTTTTCAAAAGATGCTACTCCAGAAGGTATTTTAAAAAAGATTTTAAATAATACCGAATTAAAAATGAATGATGATATAAAAAATGAAATCGCTATTCAAAAAAAATCTATCTTTCAAATATTGACCATGGCAAGTATAATAGAAAAAGAAGTCAGCACAATTGAAGATTTCAAAATAGTTTCAGGCATATTTTGGAAAAGAATTGCCGATGGTCGTAATCTTCAGTCTTGTGCCACTCTAGCCTATATTTTAGGTGTAAATAAGGCTCAATATACATATGAAGATACACAAGTTGAATCGCCATACAATACCTATAAATACAAGGGTTTGCCTCCAGGTCCTATATCTAATCCTGGCATAAATACTATACATGCAACTCTTAATCCCGAAAAGACAAATTATAATTATTTCTTAACTGATCCAAAAAATCCAAAAAATACAGTTTATTCAGCCACTTTTGAACAGCATGTTGCTAATAAACTTAAATTTGGTTTATAG
- the trmD gene encoding tRNA (guanosine(37)-N1)-methyltransferase TrmD: protein MQFDIITIFPRIFDSYFNESILKRARKNGLIDINIHNLRDYTTDKRKTVDDTPYGGGAGMVLKIESIYKCVQSLKSKIRSRKLKVRIVLFSAKGKKYTQKDAKRLSKYDQLIFICGRYEGVDERVAKYIADEEISIGDYVLTGGEIPAMIVADSVSRIIPGVLGNNESTKIESHSKEGYLEFPQYTKPEIFNKWKVPKILLSGNHKEIEKWRKKNSKQKLCMKSQ from the coding sequence ATGCAATTTGATATTATCACAATTTTCCCTAGGATTTTTGATTCGTATTTCAATGAGTCAATCCTCAAGCGTGCGCGGAAAAATGGCTTAATAGATATTAACATTCATAATTTACGTGACTATACGACTGACAAACGCAAAACTGTGGATGATACGCCTTATGGCGGAGGAGCCGGAATGGTGCTTAAGATTGAATCAATATATAAATGTGTTCAATCTTTAAAATCAAAAATCAGGAGTCGAAAGTTAAAAGTAAGGATTGTTTTATTTTCCGCTAAGGGTAAAAAATATACACAAAAAGATGCTAAAAGGCTTTCAAAATACGATCAACTTATTTTTATTTGTGGAAGATATGAAGGAGTTGATGAAAGGGTAGCTAAATATATTGCCGATGAAGAAATTTCTATAGGAGATTACGTTCTGACTGGCGGCGAAATCCCAGCTATGATTGTAGCAGATTCCGTTTCTAGGATAATTCCTGGGGTTCTAGGCAACAACGAAAGCACAAAAATAGAATCACATTCAAAAGAAGGCTATCTTGAATTTCCACAATATACAAAACCAGAAATTTTTAATAAGTGGAAAGTGCCAAAAATTTTATTATCCGGAAATCACAAGGAAATAGAAAAATGGAGAAAGAAAAATTCAAAACAAAAATTATGTATGAAAAGTCAGTAG
- the mrdA gene encoding penicillin-binding protein 2 — protein sequence MPKRKRSIIKFFSGMEIEDYVLTATEKEAARMEKPFEKKWFTVFWWIILIAFGALFCRIFFLTVIRGAYYKDVSKGNSIRSVVIQASRGRIFDRSGNALVSNIPSIDAVIIPADIPKDKQKIKEIANIVSDVLKMDENEIRTKLENSVSNSLNAVLLKEHISQDESLVLLEKNNSIPGVSIEKTAIRSYMDGSIFSHILGYEGKIEKKELEKEQGYSLTDYIGKHGIEKSYEQFLRGTRGANQMEVDSMGNIKRELGIINPNPGSDLVLSIDANLQKKIYDSLNDILEKTKTKTAAAVAINPQNGEVLAMISIPSYDNNLFAQKISETDYSKLINNSNKPLFNRAISGEYPPGSTIKPVIATAALSEGIITPSTIISGLGGVLKIGNYSFGDWKAHAPSDVRKAIAESNDIFFYTIGGGYGKIEGLGMNRMKKWYNLYGFGQLSGIDIGGESSGLIPDEQWKQNKIGEKWSIGNSYHAAIGQGYITATPLQLANYTSTIANGGTLFKPHIVSQIKKGDEILTLIQPQVIRSNFVSPDIINVIREGMRQVVTEGTAQSLKDLPVDIAGKTGTAQFGSNNQTHGWFISFAPYNNPQIAMVVLVEGGGEGHSSALPVTKEVYEWYFKEKY from the coding sequence ATGCCAAAACGTAAACGTAGTATTATAAAGTTTTTTTCCGGGATGGAGATTGAAGATTATGTGCTTACGGCTACAGAAAAAGAAGCTGCCAGAATGGAAAAACCTTTTGAGAAAAAATGGTTTACTGTTTTTTGGTGGATTATTTTAATTGCTTTCGGAGCTCTTTTTTGCAGGATATTTTTTTTGACAGTAATAAGAGGAGCTTATTACAAAGATGTTTCTAAAGGCAATAGCATTCGATCAGTTGTTATACAAGCATCAAGGGGAAGAATTTTTGACAGAAGTGGCAATGCTTTAGTTAGTAATATCCCAAGTATCGATGCTGTTATTATACCAGCCGACATTCCAAAAGATAAACAAAAAATAAAAGAAATAGCGAATATTGTTTCAGATGTTTTAAAAATGGACGAAAATGAAATTCGAACAAAATTAGAAAATAGTGTTTCAAATTCTCTCAATGCTGTTTTACTTAAAGAACACATTTCTCAAGATGAATCTCTTGTTTTGCTTGAAAAAAATAATTCTATTCCAGGTGTCAGTATTGAAAAAACAGCGATTCGTTCATATATGGATGGTTCAATATTTTCTCATATCTTGGGATATGAAGGAAAAATTGAAAAAAAAGAACTCGAAAAAGAACAAGGATATTCACTTACTGATTATATTGGTAAACATGGCATAGAGAAGTCGTACGAACAATTTTTAAGGGGTACTCGTGGCGCTAATCAAATGGAGGTTGATTCAATGGGAAATATAAAGCGGGAATTAGGAATAATAAATCCAAATCCTGGGAGTGATTTAGTATTAAGCATTGATGCTAATTTGCAAAAAAAAATATATGACAGTCTTAATGATATCTTGGAAAAAACAAAAACAAAAACTGCTGCAGCAGTTGCGATAAATCCACAAAATGGAGAAGTGTTAGCTATGATAAGTATACCAAGTTATGACAATAATTTATTTGCTCAAAAAATATCAGAAACCGATTATTCAAAATTAATAAATAATTCAAATAAGCCACTTTTTAATCGTGCAATATCCGGTGAATATCCTCCTGGTTCTACAATAAAACCTGTAATTGCTACAGCTGCTTTATCTGAAGGCATTATAACCCCCTCAACAATTATAAGTGGTTTAGGTGGAGTGCTCAAAATAGGCAATTATTCCTTTGGTGATTGGAAGGCGCATGCTCCAAGCGATGTACGCAAAGCTATTGCTGAAAGTAATGATATATTTTTTTATACTATCGGAGGTGGTTATGGTAAAATTGAAGGGCTTGGCATGAACAGAATGAAAAAATGGTATAACTTATATGGATTTGGCCAATTATCGGGCATAGATATAGGGGGAGAATCTAGTGGGCTTATTCCAGATGAACAATGGAAACAGAATAAAATTGGGGAAAAATGGTCTATTGGTAATAGCTATCATGCTGCTATAGGTCAGGGATATATAACAGCAACTCCTCTTCAGCTTGCTAATTATACATCAACCATAGCGAATGGTGGTACGCTTTTTAAACCTCATATAGTTTCTCAAATAAAAAAAGGTGATGAAATATTGACTTTAATACAGCCACAAGTTATTCGTTCGAATTTTGTTTCTCCTGATATAATAAATGTTATTAGAGAAGGTATGCGCCAGGTTGTGACAGAAGGAACAGCACAGTCGCTCAAGGATCTTCCAGTTGATATTGCGGGAAAAACTGGTACAGCACAATTTGGGTCAAATAATCAAACGCATGGTTGGTTTATATCATTTGCACCATATAATAATCCTCAGATTGCAATGGTAGTACTTGTTGAAGGGGGCGGAGAAGGACATTCTAGCGCTTTACCAGTTACTAAAGAGGTTTATGAATGGTATTTTAAGGAAAAATATTAA
- the ftsW gene encoding putative lipid II flippase FtsW, protein MEKEKFKTKIMYEKSVDKTLLTVVLILLAFGLVMIASAGVIYSETRFADEYYFFKHQLFFGVIPGIIALYTFSKIDYHFWKKVSVPLFFISLVFLILVFVPGIGTKIYGASRWIQLGSFSFQPSEMAKLSIIIYLAAWLESRGVHRIKDFLEGFLPFLGIMAFIGFLIIKQPDIGTLGVILLTSISIFFISGASLKHIFSMGILGFFLLWILVKIEPYRFNRIATFLDRGFDPQGIGYQINQALLAIGSGGLLGVGLGHSRQKFNYLPEPVGDSIFAIIGEELGIIGAVTLVVLIVLLALRGIKIAKNSPDMFGRLLATGVIMWIAFQAFINISANIALVPLTGVPLPFVSYGGTSLIFLMSAVGILLNISKHLNINCK, encoded by the coding sequence ATGGAGAAAGAAAAATTCAAAACAAAAATTATGTATGAAAAGTCAGTAGATAAAACATTGCTTACCGTTGTGCTCATCCTGCTGGCTTTCGGGCTGGTTATGATTGCCAGTGCAGGAGTTATTTATTCCGAAACGCGTTTTGCTGACGAATATTATTTTTTTAAACACCAGTTATTTTTTGGTGTTATTCCTGGAATTATAGCCCTATATACTTTTTCTAAGATAGATTATCATTTTTGGAAAAAAGTTTCCGTGCCTTTATTTTTTATTTCATTAGTATTTCTTATTTTGGTTTTTGTTCCTGGGATTGGAACAAAAATATATGGTGCCAGTCGCTGGATTCAGCTTGGTTCATTTTCATTTCAACCTTCAGAAATGGCAAAACTTTCCATAATAATCTACTTAGCTGCCTGGCTTGAAAGCAGAGGAGTTCACAGAATAAAAGATTTTCTTGAAGGATTTCTGCCTTTTTTAGGAATTATGGCATTTATAGGATTTTTAATTATAAAGCAGCCAGATATAGGAACTTTAGGTGTAATTTTACTTACCTCTATTTCAATTTTTTTTATATCTGGAGCTAGCCTGAAGCATATTTTTTCAATGGGCATACTAGGATTTTTTTTGCTTTGGATACTTGTTAAAATTGAACCTTATCGTTTCAATCGTATAGCAACTTTTCTTGACAGAGGTTTTGATCCGCAAGGAATTGGATATCAAATCAATCAAGCTTTATTAGCTATAGGATCGGGAGGTCTTTTGGGAGTCGGCTTAGGCCATAGCCGGCAAAAATTTAACTATTTACCAGAACCAGTAGGTGATTCAATTTTTGCCATAATAGGAGAAGAATTAGGAATTATCGGAGCCGTAACCCTTGTTGTTTTGATAGTTTTGCTAGCTTTACGTGGCATAAAAATCGCAAAGAATTCGCCAGACATGTTTGGAAGATTATTGGCAACAGGCGTAATAATGTGGATAGCTTTTCAGGCTTTCATTAACATAAGTGCTAATATAGCGTTGGTTCCACTCACAGGCGTTCCTCTTCCATTTGTAAGTTATGGCGGAACATCACTTATTTTTTTAATGTCAGCCGTAGGAATTTTGCTTAACATTTCAAAACATTTGAATATTAACTGCAAGTAA
- a CDS encoding secondary thiamine-phosphate synthase enzyme YjbQ, protein MEKIYKQKIDLESKSQVEFFDLTEQIQKIIDDSRVREGCAIVFAPHTTMGIVINHNEPMLMQDFMKVLYKLAPVDDQYSHDLFELRKASHSDGRSNGHSHCKSFLTGVSQTIPIERGKLTIGKNQSIFAVEFDGSRKRDVIVQVIGI, encoded by the coding sequence ATGGAAAAAATATACAAACAAAAAATTGATCTGGAAAGCAAAAGCCAAGTAGAATTTTTTGATTTAACTGAACAAATTCAAAAAATTATCGATGATTCAAGAGTCCGAGAGGGATGTGCGATTGTTTTTGCTCCGCATACTACTATGGGCATTGTTATTAATCATAACGAACCTATGCTTATGCAGGATTTCATGAAGGTATTATATAAACTTGCTCCAGTTGATGACCAATATTCGCATGATTTATTTGAGTTGCGTAAGGCTTCGCATTCAGACGGCAGGAGTAATGGACACTCGCATTGCAAATCATTTTTAACAGGAGTTAGTCAGACAATTCCTATCGAAAGAGGCAAACTTACAATTGGTAAAAATCAAAGTATTTTTGCGGTTGAATTCGATGGTTCTAGAAAGCGCGATGTTATAGTGCAAGTAATAGGAATATAG
- a CDS encoding sugar transferase, which produces MKKRSELFFSAIQVPMDIAMIILAALSAFAIRDIPQIIALQPKLYNFPFRSYIIVVIMIVPFFILIYALEGLYDLKVTRKFGRESLKVFSATSIGLVAIIVSIFLKREWFSSRFIILAGWVLATVYVIIGRSMLREIQKLFFRYKGIGVHRLLLIGNNDKIELIKKAIRNNLYSGYKIVSNIDSASIHRIKEIRNKLGVDEIITCDASITDSEQEKLIDYCAINNIAYKFMPTTLQTAKFEASIFNGEPIIEVKHTPLDGWGKILKRTFDIIGSILLIILFSPIMLVVAAAVWMETGRPIIYKNERVGNDGRKFFAYKFRYMKWEYCVTKENKKIEEALRYEKELIEKHSLRHGPLYKIKNDPRKTRVGNFIEKYSIDELPQFFNVLKGEMSIVGPRPHQKREVEKYNEYHRRLLTIKPGVTGMAQISGRSDLQFEDEYKLDVYYIENWSLWLDIQICLKTVTVLFKRRKN; this is translated from the coding sequence ATGAAAAAACGCAGTGAATTGTTTTTCAGTGCAATACAGGTTCCAATGGATATAGCCATGATAATATTGGCAGCGCTTAGTGCTTTTGCCATTCGTGATATTCCCCAAATCATTGCGCTTCAGCCAAAACTTTATAATTTTCCATTTAGGAGCTACATTATTGTTGTGATTATGATAGTTCCTTTTTTTATTTTAATTTATGCTCTTGAGGGGTTATATGACTTGAAAGTGACTCGTAAATTTGGAAGAGAATCCTTAAAGGTTTTTTCTGCTACATCTATAGGTCTAGTCGCTATCATTGTGAGTATATTTTTAAAAAGAGAGTGGTTTTCTTCTCGTTTTATAATTTTAGCGGGATGGGTTTTGGCAACGGTATATGTGATAATTGGAAGGTCAATGTTGCGTGAAATACAAAAATTGTTCTTTAGATACAAAGGTATAGGTGTTCACAGACTTCTTCTTATAGGCAATAACGACAAGATTGAACTTATTAAAAAAGCCATAAGAAACAATCTATATTCAGGTTATAAAATTGTTTCCAATATAGATTCAGCCAGTATTCACAGAATTAAAGAGATAAGGAACAAGTTAGGAGTTGATGAAATAATAACGTGTGATGCATCTATAACTGATTCAGAACAGGAAAAGCTTATAGACTATTGTGCAATAAATAATATCGCCTATAAGTTTATGCCAACAACCCTACAAACGGCGAAATTTGAAGCCAGTATTTTTAATGGAGAACCAATTATAGAAGTTAAGCATACTCCGTTAGATGGCTGGGGCAAAATATTAAAACGCACTTTTGATATTATCGGATCGATTTTGCTTATTATTCTTTTTTCTCCAATTATGCTAGTTGTTGCTGCTGCTGTTTGGATGGAAACTGGACGGCCGATAATTTATAAAAATGAACGTGTCGGCAATGATGGCAGAAAATTTTTTGCCTATAAATTCCGTTATATGAAGTGGGAATATTGTGTCACTAAAGAAAATAAAAAAATCGAAGAGGCTTTAAGATATGAAAAGGAATTAATAGAAAAACATAGTTTACGTCATGGTCCTTTGTATAAAATAAAAAATGATCCTCGCAAAACCAGGGTGGGTAATTTTATAGAAAAATATTCAATAGATGAATTACCTCAATTCTTCAATGTTTTAAAAGGGGAAATGAGTATTGTTGGTCCAAGACCACACCAGAAAAGAGAAGTTGAAAAGTATAATGAATATCACAGGCGCTTACTTACTATAAAACCGGGAGTTACGGGTATGGCGCAGATATCAGGACGTAGCGATTTGCAATTTGAAGATGAGTATAAGTTAGATGTTTATTATATAGAAAATTGGTCACTATGGCTTGATATACAAATATGCTTAAAAACGGTAACAGTTTTATTTAAAAGAAGGAAAAATTAG
- a CDS encoding KH domain-containing protein — protein MTDKRATDQEFLEFAVKALVDNPDDVKVERKIDEMGVLISLDVNPADMGMVIGREGQTAKALRTILRVIGARNNARVNLKINEPEGSNRGERPAKTSDEPKKSIDDVLGNM, from the coding sequence ATGACAGACAAAAGAGCTACTGATCAGGAGTTTTTGGAGTTTGCTGTAAAAGCACTCGTTGATAATCCTGATGATGTAAAGGTTGAAAGAAAAATTGATGAAATGGGCGTCCTGATATCACTGGATGTAAATCCCGCTGATATGGGAATGGTAATTGGCCGCGAAGGCCAGACAGCCAAGGCTCTCCGCACAATTTTGAGAGTTATCGGAGCAAGGAACAATGCACGCGTAAATCTTAAGATTAATGAACCGGAAGGTTCAAATCGCGGTGAAAGACCAGCTAAAACATCAGATGAACCCAAGAAAAGCATCGATGATGTTTTAGGAAATATGTAA
- a CDS encoding rod shape-determining protein, translating to MGEKVKNIFQRIFGNFFNNISRDIGIDLGTANTLVYLKGKGIVINEPSVVAINKRTGQVLAIGREAKRMVGKTPGHIVATRPLVDGVVSDFEVTTQMLKYFVEKINKDSFSFSPRPRILIGIPSCITEVEKKAVVDAALNAGAREAFLIEEPMAAAIGARLPVTDARGNMVVDIGGGTSEIAVISLGGVVSARSLRVAGDEMNEDIIRYCRDEFNLLIGEKTAEDIKIAVGSAYPPKESLKISVRGRDLVSGLPKEAIINDEQIREAISRSIRIIINNIKTVIEETPPELLSDIMQRGIILAGGGSLIRGLDKLVANQTEMPVRMMEDPLTAVVRGVGIVLEDIETLKDVLVEDQREKSFK from the coding sequence ATGGGGGAAAAAGTAAAAAACATATTTCAACGTATTTTTGGGAATTTTTTCAATAACATATCTCGTGATATAGGTATTGATTTAGGAACCGCCAACACACTTGTTTATCTTAAGGGCAAGGGAATTGTAATTAATGAACCATCAGTAGTTGCAATCAATAAGCGTACCGGGCAGGTTCTTGCAATTGGAAGAGAAGCTAAACGTATGGTTGGAAAAACGCCAGGTCATATTGTTGCAACAAGGCCACTTGTAGATGGAGTTGTTAGCGATTTTGAAGTAACAACACAGATGCTTAAATATTTTGTTGAAAAGATAAACAAAGATTCTTTTTCTTTTTCACCGCGCCCGCGAATATTAATTGGTATTCCTTCATGCATTACGGAAGTTGAAAAAAAAGCTGTAGTCGATGCTGCTTTAAATGCGGGAGCCCGTGAAGCATTTCTTATAGAAGAGCCAATGGCTGCTGCAATAGGAGCTCGTCTTCCAGTTACAGATGCAAGAGGAAATATGGTTGTTGATATTGGTGGTGGAACATCAGAAATTGCCGTAATTTCCCTAGGCGGAGTGGTAAGTGCTAGAAGCCTAAGAGTAGCAGGTGATGAAATGAATGAAGATATTATACGTTATTGCCGCGATGAATTTAATTTACTAATAGGTGAAAAAACAGCTGAAGATATAAAGATTGCCGTTGGAAGTGCCTATCCACCTAAAGAGTCTTTAAAAATTTCAGTGCGTGGACGTGATTTAGTCAGTGGATTGCCTAAAGAAGCTATTATTAATGATGAACAAATCAGAGAAGCAATTTCACGTTCAATAAGAATCATAATTAATAATATTAAAACAGTTATTGAAGAAACACCTCCAGAATTGCTTTCTGATATAATGCAGAGAGGAATTATTTTAGCTGGCGGTGGAAGCTTGATACGTGGCTTGGATAAATTGGTTGCAAATCAGACTGAAATGCCAGTAAGAATGATGGAGGATCCCCTAACTGCAGTTGTTCGTGGTGTCGGCATAGTTCTTGAAGATATAGAAACACTTAAAGATGTTCTGGTGGAGGATCAAAGAGAAAAATCGTTCAAATAA